One part of the Lachnospiraceae bacterium JLR.KK002 genome encodes these proteins:
- a CDS encoding HAD family hydrolase, with protein MYQTVLFDLDGTLTDPGVGITNSVMYALKKYGIEVSDRTELYKFIGPPLQESFELFYEFPEEKAGEAVKYYREHYSKTGIFENKVYDGLEDTLKKLKNSGKNLVVATAKPELFANQILERFHLAEYFSFVAGANMDGTRTRKDEVIAYALESCGISDYKQAVMVGDREHDVLGAARFGIDTIGVLYGYGSREELEQAGAVYLAERPEDICRFVLL; from the coding sequence ATGTATCAGACAGTGTTGTTTGATTTGGACGGTACTTTAACAGACCCAGGGGTGGGAATTACCAATTCTGTTATGTATGCTTTGAAAAAATATGGAATCGAGGTATCAGACAGGACGGAATTGTACAAATTTATCGGGCCGCCTCTGCAGGAGTCCTTCGAATTGTTTTATGAGTTTCCGGAAGAAAAAGCCGGAGAAGCGGTAAAATATTATCGGGAGCATTACAGTAAAACAGGAATTTTTGAAAATAAAGTCTATGACGGACTGGAAGATACCCTGAAAAAACTGAAAAATTCCGGGAAAAACCTGGTGGTGGCCACTGCCAAGCCGGAGCTGTTTGCAAATCAGATTCTGGAACGTTTCCATCTGGCAGAGTATTTTTCCTTTGTGGCGGGAGCAAATATGGACGGAACCAGAACCAGGAAGGATGAAGTGATTGCATATGCGCTGGAATCCTGCGGAATTTCGGATTATAAGCAGGCAGTCATGGTAGGAGACCGGGAGCATGACGTCCTGGGAGCGGCCAGGTTTGGGATAGACACCATTGGGGTTCTGTATGGCTATGGAAGCAGAGAAGAACTGGAGCAGGCCGGGGCCGTTTATCTGGCAGAGCGGCCGGAAGATATCTGCAGGTTTGTTCTCTTATAG
- a CDS encoding CvpA family protein → MKKATKNVLIVVVLLIAAFLYYYITIPAFNIHSVGTWWFIIGGTVVITLLLSARKAWKDNNKVKIGKGIVLVDIKSTGIAKIGFLITGVLLIILAVGAFLSSPIINAKKYQKLMTVEERDFAEDISQVDYNTIPILDKDSAALLGDRKMGSMVDMVSQFEVSNDYSQINVNNKPVRVSPLVYASPVKWFTNQKEGIPAYIKIDMATQDTECVKLSEGIKYSKSEYFNRNIYRHLRFRYPTYIFGEQIFFEIDDEGTPFWICPVKKFNIGLFGGETIGNVVLCNAITGECTDYNVKDVPQWVDKVFQAELLMELYDYNGTLKHGFFNSVLGQKDCLETTDGYNYIALEDDVWVYSGVTSVSGDQSNVGFVLMNQRTMETRFYKIEGATEKSAMSSAQGQVQNLGYQATFPLLLNISGEPTYFMALKDDAGLVKMYAMVNIQKYQWVATGDSIKECEKAYNQLLKTNGITAGTSAEGKSTSGKIVNLMPVNIEGTTHIYLALERKEEIFDVDLSNTDLLDIIKYKEGDTIQITYLEGDNPVKVTEIKK, encoded by the coding sequence ATGAAAAAAGCAACAAAAAATGTGCTGATTGTAGTTGTGCTGTTAATCGCAGCTTTTTTGTATTACTATATTACAATTCCCGCATTTAACATTCATTCTGTAGGAACCTGGTGGTTTATCATTGGCGGAACAGTTGTGATAACGCTTCTGCTGTCTGCCAGAAAAGCCTGGAAGGACAATAACAAAGTTAAAATCGGAAAAGGAATTGTTCTGGTGGATATTAAGTCTACCGGGATAGCAAAGATTGGTTTTCTTATTACAGGGGTACTTCTGATTATTCTGGCAGTGGGTGCTTTTCTTTCCTCTCCGATTATCAATGCGAAGAAATATCAGAAGCTGATGACTGTGGAAGAACGGGATTTTGCGGAAGATATCAGTCAGGTGGATTACAACACCATTCCCATTCTGGATAAAGATTCCGCAGCCCTTCTGGGTGACCGGAAAATGGGCAGTATGGTGGATATGGTGTCGCAGTTTGAGGTTTCCAATGATTACAGTCAGATTAATGTAAATAATAAGCCTGTCCGCGTATCGCCGCTGGTTTATGCCAGCCCTGTGAAATGGTTTACCAATCAGAAAGAGGGAATTCCCGCTTACATTAAAATTGACATGGCAACTCAGGATACGGAGTGTGTGAAATTAAGCGAGGGAATCAAATATTCCAAATCAGAATATTTTAACCGGAATATCTACCGCCATCTGCGGTTCCGATATCCCACTTATATTTTCGGAGAGCAGATTTTCTTTGAAATAGACGATGAAGGAACTCCTTTCTGGATTTGTCCTGTGAAAAAATTCAATATCGGGCTTTTTGGCGGGGAAACCATTGGAAATGTGGTTCTCTGCAATGCCATTACTGGAGAATGTACCGATTATAATGTTAAAGATGTTCCTCAATGGGTGGATAAAGTCTTTCAGGCAGAGCTCCTGATGGAACTTTACGATTATAACGGAACTCTGAAACATGGATTTTTTAACAGTGTGCTGGGACAGAAGGATTGTCTGGAAACCACCGACGGATATAATTATATTGCACTGGAAGATGATGTATGGGTATATTCCGGTGTAACCAGTGTCAGCGGAGACCAGTCCAACGTGGGATTTGTGCTGATGAACCAGCGTACCATGGAAACACGTTTTTACAAAATTGAAGGAGCAACAGAGAAGTCAGCCATGTCTTCTGCACAGGGACAGGTACAGAACCTGGGTTATCAGGCTACGTTCCCGCTGCTTTTGAATATTTCCGGAGAGCCTACTTATTTTATGGCTTTAAAGGATGATGCGGGTCTGGTGAAAATGTATGCCATGGTGAATATCCAGAAATATCAGTGGGTGGCAACGGGAGATTCCATTAAGGAATGTGAAAAAGCCTATAATCAGCTGCTTAAGACGAATGGAATTACTGCAGGAACCAGTGCGGAAGGAAAATCCACATCCGGGAAAATTGTAAATCTGATGCCGGTAAATATAGAAGGAACCACACATATTTATCTGGCTCTGGAGAGAAAAGAAGAAATATTTGATGTGGATTTGTCCAATACTGATTTGCTTGATATTATAAAATACAAAGAAGGAGATACCATTCAGATTACTTATCTGGAAGGCGATAACCCTGTAAAGGTAACAGAAATTAAAAAATAA
- a CDS encoding helix-turn-helix transcriptional regulator — MDMKTNFNIGKRIHELRINSGLSQEKLALRANITTTYLGLLERNLKNPTVKVIEQICNQLNISLSEFFSDSVSSVQEEDSLSLQIIAQINDRTREEKQIILQVIKDVMKLCDVSKKHEPEKTKKI, encoded by the coding sequence ATGGATATGAAAACTAATTTTAATATAGGTAAGAGAATTCATGAACTGCGGATAAACAGCGGATTAAGCCAGGAAAAACTTGCATTACGTGCAAATATTACAACAACCTATCTGGGCTTACTGGAAAGAAATTTAAAGAACCCAACCGTAAAAGTAATAGAGCAGATATGTAACCAGTTAAATATTAGTCTGAGTGAATTTTTTTCAGATTCTGTATCTTCTGTTCAGGAAGAAGATTCTTTATCTCTGCAGATTATTGCGCAGATAAATGACAGAACCAGAGAAGAAAAACAGATAATTTTACAGGTTATTAAAGATGTAATGAAATTATGTGATGTATCAAAGAAGCATGAACCAGAAAAAACAAAAAAGATTTAA
- a CDS encoding DUF1643 domain-containing protein — protein MEKAKQNAAPEKEMQTVSEKETQTVLPKKIKQTILLEKTGIFSKSLNRRYEYTITCKGVDTKKILVICTNPASSNLLAVDTTTNYLMNNLFAMGYSTITLCNLFAEITNKLKPAKAEDNADNMEYLKEILKRDFDEILLGFGNGFTGNKRVKAEKETLYKILKPYAKKLVELVDTDGTYKNLKTIHPLFAGQRFSGKWMIRKFNFPKL, from the coding sequence ATGGAAAAAGCCAAACAGAATGCAGCACCTGAAAAAGAAATGCAAACAGTTTCAGAAAAAGAAACGCAAACAGTATTACCGAAAAAAATAAAGCAAACAATACTATTGGAAAAAACAGGAATATTCAGTAAATCTTTAAACAGAAGATACGAATATACCATAACATGTAAAGGAGTGGATACCAAAAAAATCCTTGTAATCTGCACAAACCCTGCTTCATCCAATCTTCTGGCAGTTGATACAACAACAAACTACCTGATGAACAACCTCTTTGCCATGGGATACAGCACCATTACTTTATGTAACCTGTTTGCAGAAATTACAAATAAGCTAAAACCTGCAAAAGCAGAAGATAATGCAGATAACATGGAATATTTAAAAGAAATCTTAAAAAGGGATTTTGATGAAATCCTGTTAGGTTTCGGCAATGGATTTACAGGTAATAAAAGAGTCAAAGCTGAAAAAGAAACGCTTTATAAAATATTGAAACCATATGCTAAAAAATTAGTGGAGTTAGTAGATACAGACGGAACTTATAAAAACCTGAAAACCATACATCCGCTATTTGCCGGACAAAGATTTTCAGGGAAATGGATGATAAGAAAATTTAATTTCCCAAAATTGTAA